The proteins below come from a single Pyramidobacter porci genomic window:
- a CDS encoding hemolysin family protein produces the protein MTSFVVLLLTVVFLVMLSGYLSVGEAAISSVSAAKAQAFGEDNAKLAPLVDWELAERQKVIIAILVAHNLFSVAASSFATVLTTNFWGERGVFWATVIMTILMVLFADFLPKCIGMALGERNFNVILPGLRAVSVVFSPLIWILEKIVAFFSGLFHVDMTLESAVVTRDEIEQLVKNGEESGAIEASERRMIDGVIAFDETRVSEIMVPRVSMDALEVNATIADVASLMQNWEHSRIPVFRETPDDIVGVVYLKDMIPYLRAGKMDTPLSAFMRRALFVPETMKVNDLFGMMRGKHVHFAVVVDEYGGTAGIVTLEDLLEEIVGDIRDEYDEESAPIVQLNENSYRVKCTESLEDLGAVVGYDFDCSDVDSVGGYVLDKFMGFPEKGDIYRDDDWTIRVTDVGEHRVNEVIFTRSAHEVQKERHTKAQEE, from the coding sequence ATGACGTCTTTTGTCGTCCTCCTTTTGACCGTCGTCTTTCTCGTGATGCTGAGCGGCTATCTGAGCGTGGGCGAGGCGGCAATTTCTTCGGTCAGTGCAGCCAAGGCTCAGGCATTCGGCGAAGACAACGCCAAACTGGCTCCGCTGGTTGATTGGGAGCTTGCTGAAAGACAAAAAGTCATTATCGCCATCTTGGTGGCGCATAATCTCTTTTCCGTCGCTGCCAGTTCATTCGCGACGGTCTTGACGACGAACTTCTGGGGTGAAAGAGGCGTTTTTTGGGCGACGGTCATCATGACGATCCTGATGGTCCTTTTTGCCGACTTCCTGCCTAAATGTATCGGCATGGCCCTCGGTGAAAGGAATTTCAATGTCATCCTGCCCGGCTTGCGCGCGGTCTCCGTCGTCTTCAGCCCCCTTATTTGGATTTTGGAGAAGATCGTAGCCTTTTTCAGCGGCTTGTTTCACGTCGACATGACGTTGGAAAGCGCGGTCGTCACGCGGGATGAAATAGAGCAATTGGTGAAAAACGGCGAAGAATCCGGGGCTATCGAAGCTTCGGAACGCAGAATGATCGACGGCGTTATCGCCTTCGATGAGACCAGAGTCTCGGAGATCATGGTCCCTCGCGTGTCCATGGACGCATTGGAGGTGAATGCGACCATTGCCGATGTCGCTTCTCTCATGCAAAATTGGGAACATTCGAGAATTCCCGTTTTTCGTGAAACGCCGGATGACATTGTCGGCGTCGTTTACCTCAAGGACATGATTCCCTATCTGCGAGCCGGCAAGATGGATACCCCTCTCAGCGCTTTTATGCGGAGGGCGCTCTTCGTCCCGGAAACGATGAAAGTCAACGATCTTTTCGGCATGATGCGCGGCAAGCACGTTCACTTTGCGGTAGTCGTGGATGAATACGGCGGCACGGCGGGAATCGTCACTCTTGAAGACCTGCTTGAAGAGATCGTCGGCGATATACGCGACGAATATGACGAGGAATCAGCCCCTATCGTGCAGTTGAACGAGAACTCGTACCGGGTGAAATGCACGGAGTCGCTCGAGGATCTCGGGGCCGTCGTGGGATACGACTTCGATTGCAGCGATGTTGACTCCGTCGGCGGCTATGTTCTCGATAAGTTCATGGGATTCCCCGAGAAAGGCGATATTTACCGCGATGATGACTGGACGATAAGGGTCACCGACGTAGGGGAACACCGCGTGAATGAAGTCATCTTTACGCGCTCCGCACATGAAGTTCAGAAGGAACGTCACACCAAAGCGCAGGAGGAATGA
- the ybeY gene encoding rRNA maturation RNase YbeY, producing MRMAPRTWSRFKIKQRRRKNPEVRILIASDVEQDPLLTLAKTNIATFERLAADLYDVHWPAWRAHGGLLISLQFLDETRMSEVNDEYRQIHAPTDVLSFPLFEKEGRFVPDAQRAPLLLGDIVVCPAVIRKNSFEHHVSEESELALVVFHGMLHLLAWDHDTPEKQKRMWSVQEHFRDLFLKGLSVPVAGNAGPEKK from the coding sequence ATGCGCATGGCTCCTCGAACATGGTCGCGGTTCAAAATAAAACAGCGGCGGCGAAAGAATCCTGAAGTCCGCATTCTCATCGCCAGTGACGTCGAACAGGATCCCCTGCTGACGCTGGCAAAAACGAATATCGCCACTTTCGAAAGGCTGGCGGCAGACTTATATGACGTCCATTGGCCGGCATGGCGCGCACATGGGGGACTGCTCATTTCTCTGCAGTTCCTGGATGAGACGCGAATGTCCGAGGTGAACGATGAATACCGTCAGATCCACGCTCCAACGGACGTGTTGAGTTTCCCCCTTTTTGAAAAAGAAGGCAGGTTTGTCCCCGACGCTCAGCGGGCGCCTCTTCTCCTCGGCGATATTGTGGTGTGTCCCGCAGTCATCAGAAAGAATTCTTTCGAACATCACGTATCGGAAGAATCGGAACTGGCGCTCGTTGTTTTTCACGGCATGCTGCACCTTCTGGCGTGGGATCACGACACGCCGGAGAAACAAAAGAGAATGTGGAGCGTGCAGGAACATTTCCGAGATCTTTTTCTGAAAGGACTGTCCGTTCCGGTTGCCGGTAACGCGGGGCCCGAGAAAAAATGA
- a CDS encoding HD family phosphohydrolase, with amino-acid sequence MNIDQLDRTQWRKLFQSSCKYIVKLLPYAIAAFVAMVVVQVRWYTVDSDSYFISGATAQRTYYAVRDMNYDDNEATERLRAEVADGIIGVVVKGHMKSEVGFDDECEILLNRPLDDRILPKELRELLDAASLDTREQIVATVRSIHDDLQRNMNLSADEKDEFIWQRIGLVETNPSSANIIYQILVGLSEGDQKVDPDLTERIKSLAASDIEQTKHIFYAGDRIVNKGEIVTPQLARILKLQGYPEGRFPMTSLVFAVIVACISVLWIRKTMTHVFISTTYHGDWTYSFFLLLLGWLFQIGVIYWGVNGVGVFPVIAMIYLTLPDIGALNCAVAVTLSASIITSGYDVTAFAINAISGCAGAILGISLFKRNYSRSAVWIHVFVLGIAMLGVASVLQWGLTNLMSVRQVAIMFTACLLLSFMVIVLLPLLEILFDIVSPLQLVELTQPSHPLLKRMQVEAPGTYHHSQMVGNLAEAAAEKIGLNPMLLRAGACFHDIGKLKRPQSFIENQISGRNAHDEMSPALSALVILSHVKDGLELADEYRLPSQIKAFIAEHHGTTCLTYFYRKALQAGLKADESQFCYPGPRPRSKETGVLMIADSTEAAARAESANIKGILDLTRLADNVVQSKISTGQLDEVPFTLKDLSDIKAALVSTLRSMYHTRDIKPLKSLPEEQGKEAQDAHGSSNMVAVQNKTAAAKES; translated from the coding sequence ATGAATATTGATCAGCTGGACCGGACTCAATGGAGGAAGCTCTTCCAAAGCTCCTGCAAGTACATCGTGAAGCTCCTGCCTTACGCGATTGCGGCTTTTGTGGCGATGGTCGTCGTACAGGTACGATGGTACACGGTTGATTCCGACTCTTACTTTATTTCCGGTGCGACCGCTCAGCGAACGTATTACGCCGTTCGCGACATGAACTACGACGACAACGAAGCGACGGAAAGGCTGCGCGCGGAAGTCGCCGACGGAATCATCGGGGTCGTCGTCAAGGGGCATATGAAAAGCGAAGTCGGTTTCGACGATGAATGCGAGATCCTCTTGAATCGGCCGCTCGACGACAGAATTTTGCCCAAAGAACTCCGTGAGCTCTTGGATGCTGCGTCTCTGGACACACGGGAGCAGATTGTCGCTACCGTGCGCTCGATCCATGACGATCTTCAGCGCAACATGAATTTGTCTGCGGACGAAAAGGATGAGTTCATATGGCAGCGCATCGGTCTGGTGGAGACGAACCCTTCTTCCGCAAACATCATTTATCAGATTCTCGTCGGACTGTCCGAAGGTGATCAGAAAGTCGATCCCGATCTGACGGAGCGTATAAAATCGCTGGCGGCCTCCGATATCGAACAGACCAAGCACATATTTTATGCCGGCGACCGGATCGTCAACAAAGGGGAAATCGTGACGCCGCAGCTTGCGAGGATCCTGAAACTCCAAGGGTATCCCGAGGGGCGTTTCCCGATGACGTCCCTTGTCTTCGCCGTCATCGTGGCCTGCATAAGCGTTCTGTGGATCCGCAAGACCATGACCCACGTTTTTATAAGCACGACGTATCATGGAGACTGGACTTATTCGTTCTTTCTGTTGTTGTTGGGTTGGCTCTTTCAGATCGGCGTGATCTATTGGGGCGTCAACGGCGTCGGCGTTTTCCCAGTGATTGCCATGATCTACCTCACGCTTCCCGACATCGGCGCGTTGAATTGCGCTGTCGCCGTGACGTTGAGCGCCTCGATCATCACCTCAGGATACGATGTCACCGCGTTTGCCATCAATGCAATTTCGGGGTGCGCCGGAGCCATTTTGGGAATCTCTCTTTTCAAAAGAAATTATTCGCGCTCTGCCGTCTGGATCCATGTGTTCGTTCTCGGCATCGCGATGCTTGGGGTCGCCTCGGTGCTCCAATGGGGGTTGACCAATCTGATGAGCGTTCGTCAGGTGGCTATTATGTTTACGGCGTGCCTGCTGTTGAGCTTTATGGTTATCGTCTTGCTGCCGCTGCTGGAGATCCTCTTCGATATCGTTTCTCCTTTGCAGCTTGTAGAGCTGACGCAGCCTTCCCATCCGCTGCTGAAGAGAATGCAGGTCGAGGCTCCCGGCACTTATCATCATAGCCAAATGGTGGGGAATCTGGCCGAGGCGGCAGCCGAGAAAATCGGTCTGAATCCGATGCTGCTCCGGGCGGGCGCTTGTTTCCATGACATTGGCAAGTTGAAACGGCCGCAATCGTTTATCGAGAACCAAATTTCGGGAAGAAACGCTCATGATGAGATGTCGCCGGCTTTATCCGCGCTCGTGATTCTGTCGCATGTGAAAGACGGACTGGAACTTGCCGACGAATATCGTCTGCCGTCGCAGATAAAAGCGTTTATTGCGGAACATCATGGCACAACCTGCTTGACGTATTTTTATCGAAAAGCGCTGCAGGCGGGGCTGAAAGCTGACGAGAGTCAATTCTGCTATCCTGGACCGAGGCCGCGAAGCAAGGAAACCGGAGTTCTGATGATTGCCGATTCGACGGAGGCCGCGGCGCGGGCGGAGAGCGCCAACATCAAGGGCATTCTCGACCTCACCCGTCTTGCCGACAACGTGGTGCAGTCCAAGATAAGCACTGGCCAGCTGGACGAAGTTCCCTTCACTCTGAAAGACCTCTCGGATATCAAAGCGGCGCTGGTCAGTACGTTGCGTTCGATGTATCATACGCGCGACATCAAACCGCTGAAATCGTTGCCTGAAGAGCAAGGAAAGGAGGCTCAGGATGCGCATGGCTCCTCGAACATGGTCGCGGTTCAAAATAAAACAGCGGCGGCGAAAGAATCCTGA
- a CDS encoding PhoH family protein, which translates to MQLECSDPALLMRICGQDDENLEFLESKRKVRIFRRGELITVAGDEEKNVRQAHAFLSQIRDAAQNGHQFRLQDFRYMLETLHKNGHVDVASLYSELLCITYRGKPIRPRTARQLEYVKAMEKNTVIFGIGPAGTGKTYLAVCQAVNQLKTGSVNRVILVRPAVEAGESLGFLPGDLREKVEPYLRPLYDAFFELLSPEKFARYADKGIIEIAPLAYMRGRTLNDSFVILDEAQNTTPEQMKMFLTRIGFGSKAVITGDLTQVDLPNGKQSGLRLVQGILKDIEGISFIHLQNEDVVRHEIVQKIVAAYDQYEASQKR; encoded by the coding sequence ATGCAGTTGGAATGTTCTGACCCCGCGCTGTTGATGAGAATCTGCGGGCAGGACGATGAAAACCTCGAATTTCTCGAGTCAAAGCGAAAGGTCCGCATTTTCAGGCGGGGAGAATTGATCACCGTCGCCGGGGACGAAGAAAAAAACGTACGCCAGGCCCATGCCTTTTTGTCGCAGATACGCGATGCGGCACAAAATGGCCATCAGTTCCGCCTGCAAGATTTTCGCTATATGCTTGAAACTCTGCACAAGAACGGTCACGTCGATGTCGCTTCGCTCTATTCGGAACTGCTTTGCATCACTTACCGGGGCAAGCCTATCAGGCCGCGTACCGCCCGGCAGCTTGAATATGTCAAGGCGATGGAGAAGAACACGGTGATTTTCGGCATTGGACCGGCAGGAACGGGGAAAACCTACCTTGCGGTCTGTCAGGCCGTAAATCAGCTTAAAACCGGAAGCGTCAACCGCGTCATTCTCGTGCGGCCGGCAGTCGAGGCGGGCGAAAGTCTGGGCTTTTTGCCCGGCGATCTTCGTGAAAAGGTGGAACCGTACCTCCGCCCGTTATATGACGCTTTTTTTGAACTTCTTTCCCCCGAAAAATTCGCCCGTTACGCCGACAAAGGAATCATTGAAATCGCCCCTCTTGCTTACATGCGGGGGCGGACCCTCAACGACAGTTTTGTCATCCTCGACGAGGCTCAAAATACAACGCCTGAACAGATGAAGATGTTTCTGACTCGCATCGGCTTCGGTTCCAAGGCGGTCATCACCGGCGATCTCACTCAGGTTGACCTGCCCAACGGCAAGCAGTCGGGACTGAGGCTCGTTCAGGGGATCCTCAAAGATATCGAAGGGATTTCTTTTATTCACCTGCAAAATGAAGACGTGGTGCGGCACGAAATTGTCCAAAAAATTGTTGCTGCCTATGATCAATATGAGGCATCACAGAAGAGATAA
- a CDS encoding pyruvate carboxylase subunit B, protein MVSKKAHSSAAVGDEKADIQKKMPPAEESAAREITREISETRRVEITETVLRDAHQSLMATRMSLDDMLPVLDQMDEIGYHSLEVWGGATFDACMRFLNEDPWERLRTLKKHFKKTKLQMLLRGQNLVGYRHYADDTAKEFVKRAVGNGIDIIRIFDALNDLRNLEVTAAQTKAEGAHLQLCIAYTTSPVHTVEAFVKLASQMKDLGADSICIKDMAGLLTPTAAKELVHGIKRATALPIQVHSHYTCGLAGLAYYAAIEAGADVIDCALSPFSMGTSQPCTETFVAALAGSQWDTGLDIRQVTPISNHFKKIRAKYDKIFVKVQGANTDILLAQIPGGMYSNLVNQLKEAGQQDKLPQVLEEVPYVRAAMGYPPLVTPSSQIVGTQATLNVLSGERWKIIPKEVYNLFKGMYGQTPAPMDPEIQKKVLGGDKPITCRPADLIEPELEKARKEVASWITQPEDVLTYVLFPAVAKDFLVKKYARETMTDIGLNEFVDGSAYPV, encoded by the coding sequence ATGGTTTCAAAGAAAGCGCATTCTTCAGCCGCCGTCGGGGATGAAAAGGCGGACATCCAAAAGAAAATGCCGCCGGCCGAAGAGTCTGCCGCACGGGAAATCACCCGCGAGATTTCCGAAACGCGCAGGGTGGAGATCACTGAAACGGTGCTCCGCGATGCTCATCAGTCGCTGATGGCTACGCGCATGTCCCTTGATGACATGCTGCCGGTACTGGATCAGATGGACGAGATCGGCTATCACTCTTTAGAAGTTTGGGGGGGAGCGACCTTCGACGCCTGCATGCGTTTCCTCAACGAAGATCCCTGGGAAAGGCTGCGCACGCTGAAGAAGCATTTCAAGAAGACCAAGCTGCAAATGCTTTTGAGAGGGCAGAATCTCGTGGGATACCGCCATTACGCTGACGATACCGCCAAAGAATTTGTGAAGCGGGCGGTCGGCAATGGCATTGACATCATCAGGATTTTCGACGCGCTGAACGACCTCCGCAACCTCGAAGTGACGGCTGCCCAGACTAAGGCGGAAGGAGCGCACCTTCAGCTCTGCATCGCCTATACTACGTCTCCGGTGCATACGGTAGAGGCCTTTGTGAAACTGGCTTCGCAGATGAAAGACCTTGGCGCCGATTCGATTTGCATCAAGGACATGGCCGGATTGTTGACGCCGACGGCTGCCAAGGAACTGGTCCATGGCATCAAACGGGCGACGGCGCTGCCGATCCAAGTGCATTCGCATTATACGTGTGGCCTCGCAGGATTGGCTTATTACGCCGCGATCGAAGCCGGCGCCGACGTCATCGATTGCGCTCTGTCTCCCTTCTCGATGGGGACCAGTCAGCCGTGCACCGAGACCTTTGTGGCCGCTCTTGCCGGCAGCCAGTGGGACACGGGGCTCGATATTCGCCAAGTGACGCCGATTTCCAATCATTTCAAGAAGATACGCGCGAAATACGACAAAATCTTCGTAAAGGTTCAGGGCGCGAATACGGATATTCTGCTTGCGCAGATTCCCGGCGGCATGTATTCGAATCTCGTCAATCAGCTGAAAGAAGCCGGGCAGCAGGATAAACTGCCGCAAGTCCTGGAGGAAGTCCCTTATGTCCGCGCGGCCATGGGGTATCCGCCTCTGGTGACGCCAAGCAGCCAGATTGTCGGCACGCAGGCGACGCTTAACGTGCTTTCCGGGGAACGGTGGAAAATCATTCCCAAGGAAGTGTATAATCTCTTCAAGGGAATGTATGGTCAGACGCCCGCGCCGATGGACCCGGAAATCCAGAAAAAAGTTCTTGGCGGAGACAAGCCTATTACCTGCCGTCCTGCCGATCTTATCGAGCCGGAGCTGGAAAAGGCCCGAAAAGAAGTTGCGTCGTGGATCACCCAGCCCGAGGACGTGCTGACCTATGTGCTTTTCCCGGCGGTTGCCAAGGATTTTCTGGTGAAGAAGTACGCCCGTGAAACGATGACCGATATCGGCCTGAACGAGTTCGTGGATGGTTCCGCGTATCCCGTGTAA
- the mazG gene encoding nucleoside triphosphate pyrophosphohydrolase, with product MDKEPGRFSELIETMKKLRSPGGCPWDRKQDYESLRPHIIEEAYELVDAIERREAEGNMKHVLEECGDLLLQVIFIGTIAEEKGDFSIDDIPRIITEKLIRRHPHIFGGASAEAHQSAPTGWEEIKRQERQAEQTRDVSVLTGVPRRLPALAKAYRIQEKAAGVGFDWPQGEQTPVVEKIREELAEVCEVLDADKKQELAGEIGDLLFAVVNLSRRCGVDPDLALSRTNAKFERRFRYIETQIEQHDKKWYDLSLNDLIYLWNQAKKASL from the coding sequence ATGGACAAGGAGCCCGGTCGTTTTTCCGAACTCATAGAGACCATGAAAAAACTGCGCTCTCCGGGCGGCTGTCCCTGGGATCGCAAACAGGATTACGAGTCCCTCCGTCCGCATATCATCGAAGAAGCCTACGAGTTGGTAGACGCCATTGAGCGCCGCGAGGCCGAGGGGAACATGAAACATGTCCTTGAAGAATGCGGGGATTTGCTGCTTCAGGTGATTTTTATCGGCACCATAGCAGAGGAAAAAGGCGATTTTTCAATCGACGACATTCCGAGGATCATAACCGAGAAGCTCATTCGCCGTCATCCTCACATTTTTGGCGGAGCGTCGGCCGAGGCACACCAGAGCGCCCCGACCGGCTGGGAGGAAATAAAACGTCAGGAGCGCCAGGCGGAACAGACACGGGACGTTTCCGTTCTGACGGGAGTGCCGCGCCGTCTGCCCGCTCTGGCGAAGGCTTACAGGATTCAAGAGAAAGCCGCCGGCGTAGGATTCGATTGGCCTCAGGGAGAACAGACGCCGGTCGTGGAGAAGATCAGGGAAGAGCTTGCCGAAGTCTGCGAAGTCCTCGACGCCGATAAAAAACAGGAGCTCGCCGGGGAAATCGGCGATCTTCTGTTCGCGGTCGTGAACCTTTCACGGCGCTGCGGCGTTGACCCGGACTTGGCTTTGTCAAGGACGAATGCAAAATTCGAACGTCGGTTCCGTTATATCGAGACGCAAATCGAGCAGCATGACAAAAAATGGTACGATCTTTCATTGAACGATTTAATATATTTATGGAATCAAGCGAAGAAAGCTTCCTTGTGA
- a CDS encoding DEAD/DEAH box helicase, giving the protein MPTRQEALTLDSDLKVLGVESRLLEEPPLDREKLRNGDSFLRRGHTLSGWLNARSGMLVATPGALLTPFRFGKVGLTLAAGKRLGRDTLTSWLAENGYRRAELVWQPGEFAVRGGIVDFFDPSEKAPLRVEFFDEDVESIRFFQPRSQRSFQNLPHFIVRSVNHSEDEQRERAWGSYGTLLVQPRRLEDGFAAFCELYNALVDEKQRLAPDAFERFLLDTGRLPRLRVSAPGEGVHQDALDFGVVPYFRGDLRAARAYVDSHLQAGFKIHITSRNLTGSSFPEQVSFQQGSSLSGGVVVKDRNEIWISDAELFGINEVAEEEVNHGMPLDLEASLKKDQWVIHEKYGVCQLEGTSVENFGGQNYETIVLRFADNERLIIPTAELFRLTPWNGNGVPELDSLKSKRWRSAWKKAEAQIEAEAQGLLNLYAQRELAEGRAFGRDGDLLKRFEESFPYKETVDQLRAIRDVKHDMERRWPMDRLIVGDVGYGKTEVVLRAAVKAVENGAQAAIIAPTTVLALQHYRTCVARVGELPIRVELLSRMIPKKKQKEILDETAKGRVDILIGTHRLFQDDIQFKDLGLLIIDEEHRFGVKHKERLKVAHPGLDVLSLSATPIPRSLSMALRGIRDISVIATSPRGRGEVFTVTSRWDPSLAHDAVLRELMRGGQVYYLHNRIDDIEQIAARLANLFPGHRTAVAHGQMGERELEKTMNEFYDGRIEILVCTTIIESGLDVPRANTLIVDDVRRLGLAQMHQIRGRIGRRSENAYALFFYESEESGGQTRERLEALGAVGSQNGGYQLAQRDLEIRGAGEILGTEQHGFKERIGYTLYLKKLKERVDQLRGIGIKPALVDVGMPLVIPVEYVPQMDLRIGLYRRLLSPLSAQEYEEMRAELLDRYGPLPEQVQGLLDAALVRGEGGALGIEKLRVSKALVALEGPLREGAFLPPRWIVKSGARLGIGGVNGLHAVAGELMKKVVPRA; this is encoded by the coding sequence GTGCCGACGCGCCAGGAGGCGCTGACTCTGGACTCTGATTTGAAAGTGCTGGGGGTCGAAAGCCGTCTGCTCGAAGAGCCCCCTTTGGACCGCGAGAAGCTGCGGAACGGGGATTCGTTTCTGCGGCGCGGCCATACGCTTTCGGGATGGCTCAATGCAAGGAGCGGGATGTTGGTGGCCACTCCGGGAGCGTTGCTCACGCCGTTTCGCTTCGGCAAAGTGGGATTGACTTTGGCGGCCGGCAAACGTTTGGGACGGGATACACTCACGTCTTGGCTTGCCGAAAACGGCTATCGGCGGGCGGAGTTGGTATGGCAGCCCGGCGAGTTTGCGGTTCGCGGCGGTATCGTCGATTTTTTCGATCCCTCCGAAAAGGCGCCGCTGCGCGTCGAGTTTTTTGACGAGGACGTGGAATCGATCCGCTTTTTTCAACCCCGCTCGCAGAGGAGCTTTCAAAATCTGCCGCATTTCATTGTGCGCAGCGTCAATCACAGCGAAGACGAACAGCGCGAAAGAGCCTGGGGCAGTTACGGAACGCTGCTGGTCCAGCCCCGCAGGCTCGAGGACGGCTTTGCGGCTTTTTGCGAGCTCTACAACGCGCTTGTCGACGAAAAGCAGCGGCTTGCGCCCGACGCGTTCGAAAGGTTTTTGCTGGACACGGGGCGTCTGCCGCGGTTGAGAGTATCGGCTCCCGGGGAGGGCGTTCACCAGGACGCCCTTGATTTCGGCGTCGTTCCTTATTTCCGGGGCGATCTGAGAGCGGCCCGCGCGTACGTCGACAGCCATCTGCAGGCGGGATTCAAGATCCATATCACCAGCCGCAACTTGACCGGAAGTTCATTTCCCGAGCAGGTCTCTTTCCAGCAGGGCAGCAGTTTAAGCGGCGGTGTCGTGGTGAAAGACCGGAACGAGATCTGGATTTCCGACGCGGAACTTTTCGGCATCAACGAAGTTGCCGAAGAAGAGGTCAACCACGGCATGCCTTTGGACCTTGAGGCGAGCTTGAAGAAGGACCAGTGGGTCATCCACGAAAAATATGGCGTCTGCCAGCTTGAGGGGACATCGGTCGAGAATTTTGGCGGCCAGAATTACGAAACCATCGTTCTGCGGTTCGCCGACAACGAAAGACTGATTATCCCTACCGCTGAGCTTTTCCGCCTCACCCCATGGAATGGTAACGGCGTCCCCGAGCTCGACAGCCTCAAGTCGAAGCGCTGGCGTTCGGCGTGGAAAAAAGCGGAAGCGCAGATCGAAGCGGAAGCGCAAGGGCTCCTGAATCTCTACGCCCAGCGCGAACTGGCCGAGGGGCGAGCTTTTGGACGCGACGGCGACCTGCTGAAACGCTTCGAAGAGAGCTTTCCCTACAAAGAAACCGTCGATCAGCTCCGGGCGATCCGCGACGTCAAGCACGACATGGAACGCCGCTGGCCTATGGACCGCCTCATTGTCGGAGACGTCGGTTACGGCAAAACCGAGGTTGTGCTGCGCGCGGCGGTCAAAGCCGTCGAAAATGGCGCGCAGGCGGCGATTATTGCGCCGACAACGGTTTTGGCCCTCCAGCATTATCGCACCTGCGTCGCCAGAGTGGGCGAACTTCCGATCCGCGTCGAGCTGCTTTCGCGAATGATCCCCAAGAAAAAGCAGAAGGAAATTCTCGACGAAACGGCAAAAGGACGCGTCGACATCCTGATCGGCACCCATCGCCTTTTTCAGGACGACATTCAATTCAAAGACTTGGGACTGCTGATAATCGACGAAGAACACCGTTTTGGCGTCAAACACAAAGAGCGGCTGAAAGTGGCGCATCCCGGGCTGGACGTGCTTTCTCTTTCGGCGACGCCGATTCCCAGAAGCCTTTCCATGGCTCTGCGCGGCATCCGGGACATTTCCGTGATCGCCACTTCGCCGCGAGGGCGCGGCGAAGTCTTTACCGTGACCTCCCGATGGGATCCCAGTCTGGCGCATGACGCGGTTCTCCGCGAGCTCATGCGAGGCGGACAGGTATACTATCTGCATAATCGCATCGACGACATAGAACAGATCGCGGCGCGTCTTGCCAACCTTTTCCCCGGACACCGCACGGCCGTTGCTCACGGGCAAATGGGAGAGCGCGAGCTCGAGAAGACGATGAACGAGTTCTATGACGGCAGAATTGAAATCTTGGTGTGCACGACGATCATCGAAAGCGGGCTTGACGTGCCGCGGGCCAACACGCTGATCGTCGACGACGTCAGACGCCTTGGCCTGGCGCAGATGCATCAGATACGCGGCCGCATCGGGCGACGCAGCGAGAACGCTTACGCCCTGTTTTTTTATGAATCCGAAGAAAGCGGCGGCCAGACCCGCGAACGCCTTGAAGCCCTGGGCGCCGTCGGCTCGCAGAATGGCGGCTATCAACTGGCGCAGCGTGACCTCGAGATCCGCGGGGCGGGCGAGATCCTCGGAACGGAACAGCATGGCTTTAAGGAGCGCATCGGCTATACCCTTTACTTGAAAAAATTGAAGGAGCGCGTCGACCAGCTGCGAGGGATCGGAATAAAGCCCGCGCTGGTCGATGTGGGCATGCCGCTGGTGATTCCTGTGGAATATGTCCCGCAGATGGATCTGCGCATCGGGTTGTACAGGCGTTTGTTATCCCCCTTGAGCGCTCAGGAATACGAGGAAATGCGGGCGGAACTTCTTGATCGGTATGGGCCTCTGCCCGAGCAGGTTCAAGGGCTACTTGACGCGGCTCTGGTCCGCGGCGAAGGCGGGGCTCTCGGGATCGAGAAGCTCCGGGTCTCGAAGGCGCTCGTCGCTCTTGAGGGTCCCTTGAGGGAAGGTGCCTTCCTGCCTCCGCGCTGGATCGTAAAAAGCGGCGCGCGCCTCGGCATTGGCGGCGTCAACGGACTGCATGCCGTTGCCGGGGAGTTGATGAAAAAAGTCGTTCCCCGGGCGTGA
- the pth gene encoding aminoacyl-tRNA hydrolase, with amino-acid sequence MRLIAGLGNPGTDYALTRHNVGWDVIDCLVNRLRAGEPSTKFGGACWGPLNVGGERVVFLKPYTYMNNSGVAVGEIARFYKIEPRNILVVVDDINLPLGRMRIRSKGSAGGHNGLKSVIAHLNSGDFPRLRLGVDPCPPRYDMAAWVTGRFSADDRRVIDRSIEKASAFCLEWCSSDAEKLMNRVNSCDVRSVNGEA; translated from the coding sequence TTGCGCCTCATTGCAGGGCTTGGCAATCCCGGCACGGATTACGCTTTGACGCGGCATAATGTCGGCTGGGATGTGATCGACTGTCTCGTAAATCGCCTGCGGGCCGGCGAGCCGTCGACAAAGTTCGGCGGCGCCTGTTGGGGGCCGTTGAATGTCGGCGGCGAACGGGTCGTGTTTCTCAAACCCTATACGTACATGAACAACAGCGGCGTAGCCGTGGGGGAGATCGCCCGTTTCTACAAGATCGAGCCGAGGAATATCCTCGTGGTCGTGGACGATATCAACCTGCCGCTGGGACGTATGAGGATTCGTTCGAAAGGCTCCGCCGGGGGGCATAACGGGTTGAAATCCGTCATCGCCCATCTTAACAGCGGGGATTTTCCGCGTCTGCGCCTCGGCGTCGATCCCTGCCCGCCGCGCTACGATATGGCCGCTTGGGTGACGGGGCGTTTTTCCGCTGACGATCGCCGCGTCATTGACAGGTCAATCGAAAAAGCTTCAGCTTTTTGTCTGGAGTGGTGTTCGTCTGACGCAGAAAAACTTATGAACCGCGTGAACAGTTGTGATGTACGTTCTGTAAACGGCGAAGCATGA